A part of Bacteroidia bacterium genomic DNA contains:
- a CDS encoding deoxynucleoside kinase has translation MHIAIAGNIGSGKTTLAKLLAKHYNWDEQLEDLQDNPYINDFYEDMQRWSFNLQVYFLNARFNSIKKIRSNSNSVIQDRTIYEDAYIFAPNLHAMGLMSTRDFETYIALFQSLNTMIQAPDLLIYLRASIPALVRQIQQRGRDYEDSIRLDYLKRLNERYEAWISTYNLGNIVIIDIDELDFINSPEATNQVITKIETALNGLF, from the coding sequence ATGCACATAGCCATTGCAGGAAATATAGGTTCAGGCAAAACAACTTTAGCTAAACTATTAGCAAAACATTACAATTGGGACGAACAATTAGAAGACTTGCAAGACAATCCATATATCAATGACTTTTATGAAGATATGCAACGCTGGAGCTTTAACCTTCAGGTGTATTTTCTCAATGCCAGGTTTAATAGTATCAAGAAGATTCGTTCAAACTCCAACAGTGTAATTCAAGACAGAACCATCTATGAAGATGCTTATATTTTTGCACCGAACTTACACGCAATGGGTTTGATGAGTACAAGAGATTTTGAAACCTATATTGCTCTATTTCAATCTCTCAACACCATGATTCAAGCTCCTGACTTACTGATTTATTTACGTGCATCAATTCCAGCATTGGTAAGACAAATCCAACAAAGAGGAAGAGATTATGAAGATTCAATTCGCTTAGACTATTTAAAAAGGCTAAACGAAAGATATGAAGCATGGATTTCAACCTACAACTTAGGGAACATTGTAATTATAGATATTGATGAATTGGATTTCATCAACTCTCCTGAAGCAACCAACCAGGTTATTACAAAGATTGAAACTGCTCTAAATGGTTTATTCTAA
- a CDS encoding WbqC family protein: MDLLKNIEPPHIAPVCIFPTISWFMHYVVEQQKLCLSNKIYTPKSFSGNRFVLIGPNKISSFSVPLQKESLGAGVSDVLISNQSKWLKELKNTLQTIYGKTSYFEYYDYKLWDVFEKLQDEKLLNLALGTLGWAHKALQWDVEITLTDHVATELLTEFEITPYPQPFMDRFGFVQNATVFDIIFCLGPEAALRMRY; the protein is encoded by the coding sequence ATGGATTTGTTGAAAAATATTGAACCGCCACATATAGCTCCCGTTTGTATTTTCCCAACTATTAGCTGGTTTATGCATTATGTAGTAGAACAACAGAAACTTTGTCTTTCAAATAAAATCTACACCCCTAAATCCTTTTCAGGTAATAGGTTTGTTTTAATCGGACCCAATAAAATCAGTAGTTTTAGTGTTCCGTTGCAAAAAGAGTCTTTAGGTGCAGGTGTTTCAGATGTGCTAATATCGAATCAATCCAAATGGTTAAAGGAATTAAAAAACACATTGCAAACTATTTACGGGAAGACATCTTATTTTGAATACTATGATTATAAATTGTGGGATGTATTTGAGAAGCTACAAGATGAAAAGTTGCTAAACTTAGCCCTTGGTACCTTGGGATGGGCTCACAAAGCTTTGCAATGGGATGTTGAGATAACACTCACTGACCATGTTGCAACTGAACTATTGACTGAGTTTGAGATAACTCCCTATCCTCAACCATTTATGGATAGATTTGGATTTGTGCAAAATGCCACTGTCTTTGATATTATTTTCTGTTTGGGTCCTGAAGCGGCTCTGAGAATGCGATATTGA
- the folK gene encoding 2-amino-4-hydroxy-6-hydroxymethyldihydropteridine diphosphokinase: MKHKGKNNAKTFTRKMFYIILAGGNLADPIQQINFAKRELRNLSINGSILQSSLYKTKAWGNIDQPDFFNQVFAFKSTLPPLFVMKQLLKIEERKGRKRKEKWGARILDLDMLYCGKQKVNSAQLIVPHPEIQNRRFCLVPLAELLPKFIHPTLRLMNSQLLKQCKDDGFVEKY; encoded by the coding sequence ATGAAACATAAAGGCAAAAATAACGCAAAAACATTTACACGCAAGATGTTCTATATAATCTTAGCCGGTGGAAATTTGGCTGACCCGATTCAACAAATCAATTTTGCAAAGAGAGAGTTAAGAAATTTGTCTATTAATGGAAGTATTTTACAATCATCTCTTTATAAGACTAAAGCTTGGGGTAATATAGACCAGCCGGATTTTTTCAATCAGGTATTTGCTTTCAAGTCAACATTGCCGCCATTATTTGTTATGAAACAACTATTAAAAATAGAGGAGCGTAAGGGTAGAAAGCGCAAAGAGAAATGGGGTGCCCGAATACTGGATTTGGATATGCTATATTGCGGCAAACAAAAGGTAAATTCTGCTCAATTGATAGTTCCTCATCCTGAAATTCAAAATAGAAGGTTTTGTCTTGTTCCTCTTGCTGAATTATTGCCGAAGTTTATCCATCCAACACTCCGTTTGATGAATAGTCAATTACTTAAACAATGTAAAGACGATGGATTTGTTGAAAAATATTGA
- a CDS encoding PfkB family carbohydrate kinase: protein MQHDLKTLFKGKRVLIVGDIMLDSYIFGSVERISPEAPVPVVAIEKRENRPGGAANVAFNIKSLGAIPMLCAFVGNDSEGEIMKNILLENEISKDYIMVSPTRKTTAKLRVMAQKNQLLRLDYEQTNDLNQDENLLLFNSFNAAIAQADVVILEDYNKGVLTSDNISKLISIAHEHNVPVTVDPKKKNFWEYKHVDMFKPNLKELKEALNSTDNLSDEHFFLKAIKEMEMNLSNKISFITLSERGVFIKDQEQQHFLPAFVRTIADVSGAGDTVISVASLCLAARMPIKDIAFIANLAGGLVCEHPGVVPINLERLESEYLKHSHSNGSI, encoded by the coding sequence ATGCAGCACGATTTGAAAACTCTTTTTAAGGGGAAGCGGGTATTAATTGTTGGTGATATCATGCTGGACTCATATATCTTTGGGAGTGTTGAAAGAATTTCGCCCGAAGCTCCGGTTCCAGTTGTGGCTATCGAAAAAAGAGAGAATCGTCCGGGTGGTGCTGCCAATGTTGCTTTTAATATTAAATCCCTTGGTGCGATTCCAATGCTTTGCGCTTTTGTTGGAAATGACTCAGAAGGTGAAATTATGAAAAATATTTTGCTTGAAAATGAAATTTCAAAGGATTATATCATGGTCTCTCCGACTCGCAAGACGACTGCAAAATTGAGAGTGATGGCACAAAAGAATCAGCTGCTTCGCCTCGATTACGAACAAACAAATGATTTAAACCAAGATGAAAATCTCTTATTGTTCAATTCATTTAATGCAGCCATTGCACAAGCTGATGTTGTCATTTTAGAAGACTACAATAAAGGAGTATTAACTTCAGACAATATCTCAAAACTGATATCCATTGCACATGAGCATAATGTTCCTGTAACTGTGGATCCTAAAAAGAAGAATTTTTGGGAATACAAACATGTCGATATGTTTAAACCCAATTTGAAAGAGTTAAAGGAAGCTCTTAATTCAACAGATAATTTATCCGATGAGCACTTTTTTCTAAAGGCAATCAAGGAAATGGAAATGAATCTGTCTAATAAGATTAGTTTTATAACCTTGTCCGAAAGGGGTGTTTTTATTAAAGATCAAGAACAACAACATTTTTTACCTGCATTTGTTAGAACCATTGCCGATGTTTCGGGAGCAGGCGATACTGTTATTAGTGTTGCATCACTTTGCTTAGCTGCCCGAATGCCGATAAAAGACATAGCTTTTATTGCAAATCTTGCCGGAGGATTAGTGTGTGAGCATCCCGGTGTAGTTCCCATTAATCTTGAGAGGTTAGAATCTGAATATTTAAAACATAGCCACTCAAATGGCAGCATTTAA
- the trpS gene encoding tryptophan--tRNA ligase, with protein sequence MERVVSGIRPTGQLHIGNYFGAVSNFLKMQDAYQCYFFIADYHSLTTHPTPTDLHQSVKRVLAEYLALGLNPEKSVIYLQSDLPEVTELYLYLNMNAYKGELERVSTFKEKAKTQPDNINAGLLTYPTLMAADILIHKANKVPVGKDQEQHIEMTRTFANRFNRLYHCEYFTEPQAFSFGNKLVKVPGLTGTGKMSKSAGESDCIYMGEEASVLRKKIMRAVTDSGPTEPNAVISEPIANIFSLMELVSDKTILEQYRNAYNDCTIRYGDLKKQLADDMENFIAPYREKITDTLADNKYLSRVAQDGAERARESASKTIKEIREIIGIKKFY encoded by the coding sequence ATGGAAAGAGTCGTAAGCGGAATACGTCCAACAGGCCAATTACACATAGGGAACTACTTTGGTGCAGTTTCTAATTTTCTGAAAATGCAGGATGCTTATCAATGTTATTTCTTTATTGCAGACTATCATTCTCTCACTACACATCCAACACCTACAGACTTACACCAATCAGTCAAACGTGTTCTTGCAGAATATCTTGCACTTGGATTGAACCCTGAAAAATCGGTTATTTATCTTCAAAGTGATTTACCGGAAGTAACAGAGTTGTATTTATACTTAAACATGAATGCTTATAAAGGCGAACTCGAACGTGTGAGCACTTTCAAAGAAAAAGCAAAAACACAACCTGATAATATTAACGCAGGGTTACTCACCTACCCTACATTAATGGCAGCCGACATATTAATTCATAAAGCAAATAAAGTTCCTGTAGGCAAGGACCAAGAACAACATATTGAGATGACACGCACATTTGCAAATAGATTTAACAGACTTTATCATTGCGAATACTTTACAGAACCCCAAGCATTCTCTTTTGGAAACAAATTAGTGAAAGTACCTGGTTTAACCGGCACAGGTAAGATGAGTAAATCTGCCGGAGAATCAGATTGTATCTATATGGGTGAAGAAGCAAGTGTTTTAAGAAAAAAAATTATGCGTGCTGTTACAGACTCTGGACCTACAGAACCTAATGCTGTGATTTCTGAACCTATTGCAAACATTTTTAGTTTAATGGAGTTAGTTTCAGACAAGACAATTCTTGAACAATATAGGAATGCATATAATGATTGCACCATCCGTTACGGAGATCTCAAAAAACAACTTGCCGATGATATGGAGAATTTTATAGCTCCATATAGAGAAAAAATCACAGACACATTAGCAGATAACAAATATTTATCTCGAGTAGCTCAAGATGGTGCAGAGCGCGCTAGAGAAAGTGCATCTAAAACCATAAAAGAAATTCGTGAAATTATTGGAATTAAGAAATTTTATTGA
- a CDS encoding pyridoxal phosphate-dependent aminotransferase — protein MISKRVNSLSESESIAMAKRARDLTAQGFDIVSLSMGEPDFPTPDHIKEAAKAALDANKTHYPPVAGIPELREAVCYKLKRDNQLVYKPENIVVSTGAKHSLMNTILSLIDPGDEVIIPTPYWVSYKEIVKFAEGVPVLVEGKIENNYKITPSQLEQAITPKTKILLFSNPCNPTGSFYTESELKEWAKVLEKYPRIFICSDEIYEYINFTGAHFSIAQIPSMFERTIVINGVSKGYAMTGWRIGYIAAQKEIAVACEKLQGQFTSGANSIAQYAAVAALGDNLEPSKMMNKKFQERRDLALTLSAQIPGFKTTVPDGAYYLFPDVSAYFGKKTESGEVIQSDYDLVIYLLNTGHVATVQGSAFGEKNCLRLSFATSNENLIEAFVRMKNALSKLK, from the coding sequence ATGATTTCTAAACGTGTGAATAGCCTTTCCGAATCTGAAAGTATTGCAATGGCAAAACGAGCCAGAGATTTGACTGCACAAGGATTTGATATAGTTAGTTTGAGTATGGGCGAACCGGACTTCCCAACTCCTGATCACATAAAAGAAGCTGCAAAGGCTGCACTTGATGCCAATAAAACACATTATCCACCGGTTGCTGGCATCCCTGAATTGCGCGAAGCAGTTTGTTATAAATTAAAAAGAGATAATCAACTTGTTTATAAGCCTGAGAATATTGTGGTTAGCACAGGTGCAAAGCACTCGCTTATGAATACTATCCTCAGTTTGATTGACCCAGGAGATGAGGTAATTATTCCTACACCATATTGGGTTAGCTACAAAGAGATTGTGAAATTTGCTGAAGGTGTGCCGGTGTTAGTAGAAGGTAAAATTGAAAATAACTATAAAATTACACCTTCTCAATTAGAGCAAGCGATTACACCCAAAACAAAAATATTGCTTTTTTCTAATCCATGTAATCCCACAGGTTCATTTTACACAGAGTCTGAATTAAAAGAATGGGCAAAAGTGTTAGAGAAGTATCCGCGTATCTTTATATGTTCCGATGAAATCTATGAGTATATAAATTTCACAGGCGCACATTTTAGTATTGCGCAGATTCCATCTATGTTTGAGCGTACTATTGTTATAAATGGGGTGAGTAAGGGATATGCTATGACCGGGTGGAGAATCGGATATATTGCTGCTCAAAAAGAAATAGCAGTGGCTTGTGAAAAACTTCAAGGACAATTTACTTCAGGAGCTAACTCTATAGCTCAGTATGCTGCTGTTGCTGCACTTGGTGATAACCTTGAACCAAGTAAAATGATGAACAAGAAGTTCCAAGAAAGAAGGGATTTAGCATTGACTTTGTCTGCGCAAATCCCAGGATTTAAAACAACTGTTCCAGATGGAGCATATTATCTTTTCCCGGATGTAAGCGCTTATTTTGGAAAGAAGACAGAAAGCGGAGAAGTGATACAATCAGACTATGATTTGGTAATATATTTATTGAATACCGGTCATGTTGCAACTGTGCAAGGTTCTGCCTTTGGTGAGAAAAACTGTTTGAGACTTTCTTTTGCTACTTCAAATGAGAATTTGATTGAAGCATTTGTAAGAATGAAAAATGCCTTAAGTAAACTTAAATAA